A window of Bradyrhizobium sp. AZCC 1610 contains these coding sequences:
- a CDS encoding xanthine dehydrogenase family protein molybdopterin-binding subunit, producing the protein MNKHVMSNSNLKLNRRAFVIGTAAAGAGLAIGLDIPFGGPTVVRAADGSPEVNVWVVIRPDDTTVIRIARSEMGQGTLTGLAQLVAEELECDWSKVVTEYPTPGQSVARKRAWGDFSTGGSRGIRSSQEYVRKGGATARVMLIQAAANQWKVPASECTAANSVITHTPSGRTTTYGKVVEAAAKLEPPADVKLKDPKDWKIAGKGVKRLDTVDKTTGAMIYGSDVKLPGMLNAAIKDCPVFGSKLKSYDEAQIAGMKGVKKVVKVGDSAVAVVADTWWHAKTALDALPIVWDEGENAKVSSESIAKWLAEGLDNAQPAYIGNQNGDAKAAIAGAVKKVEAVYNYPYQNHATMEPMNATALYTPDKCEVWCGTQNGEAAFAATTEASGLPAEKCEVHKLILGGGFGRRGMTDYVRQAVLIAKQMPGTPVKLLWSREEDMAQGKFHPVTQCKMTGAFDADNNLTALHVRLSGQSILYTVRPAALVNGMDTAAFQGLSPSGDAAIGYSVPNLLVEHSMRNPHVPPGFWRGVNVNQNAIYMECFMDELAQSVGQDPVEFRRKLMSKHPKHLAVLNAVAEKIGWGKPASQGVYRGIAQVMGYGSYVAGAAEISVAEGSKIKVHRIVASTDPGYIVNPAQVERQIAGSFVYGLSALFYGGCTVKDGKIEQTNFDTYNSMRIAEMPKVECVMVPSGGFWGGVGEPTIGVAAPAVLNAYFAATGKRIRSVPLKDQNITFA; encoded by the coding sequence ATGAACAAGCACGTCATGTCCAATTCAAATCTCAAGCTCAACCGTCGCGCTTTCGTGATCGGCACCGCTGCCGCCGGCGCTGGTCTCGCGATCGGCCTCGATATTCCCTTCGGCGGACCGACTGTCGTCCGCGCCGCCGATGGCTCGCCTGAAGTCAATGTCTGGGTGGTGATCCGCCCCGACGACACGACCGTCATTCGCATTGCCCGGTCGGAGATGGGCCAAGGCACCCTCACCGGCCTCGCCCAGCTCGTCGCCGAAGAACTCGAATGCGACTGGTCGAAGGTCGTCACCGAATATCCGACGCCGGGTCAAAGTGTCGCACGCAAGCGCGCCTGGGGCGATTTCTCGACCGGCGGCAGCCGCGGCATCCGCTCCAGCCAGGAATACGTCCGCAAGGGCGGCGCCACCGCGCGGGTGATGCTGATCCAGGCGGCCGCCAACCAGTGGAAGGTGCCGGCCTCGGAATGCACCGCGGCCAACAGCGTCATCACCCATACGCCATCGGGCAGGACCACGACTTACGGCAAGGTGGTTGAAGCCGCGGCGAAGCTCGAACCGCCGGCCGACGTGAAGCTGAAGGATCCCAAGGACTGGAAGATCGCCGGCAAGGGCGTGAAGCGGCTCGATACGGTGGATAAGACCACCGGCGCCATGATCTATGGCTCCGACGTCAAGCTGCCCGGCATGCTCAACGCCGCGATCAAGGATTGTCCGGTCTTCGGCAGCAAGCTGAAGAGCTATGACGAGGCCCAGATCGCCGGCATGAAAGGCGTCAAGAAGGTGGTGAAGGTCGGTGACAGCGCGGTCGCCGTCGTCGCCGATACCTGGTGGCACGCCAAGACCGCGCTCGATGCGCTACCGATCGTCTGGGACGAAGGCGAGAACGCCAAGGTCTCCAGCGAATCCATCGCAAAGTGGCTGGCCGAAGGCCTCGACAATGCACAGCCGGCCTACATCGGCAACCAGAACGGCGACGCAAAGGCCGCGATTGCCGGCGCCGTCAAGAAGGTCGAGGCGGTCTACAACTATCCCTACCAGAACCACGCGACCATGGAGCCGATGAACGCCACGGCGCTCTATACGCCTGATAAATGCGAGGTCTGGTGCGGCACGCAGAACGGCGAAGCGGCGTTCGCCGCCACCACGGAAGCCTCAGGTTTGCCGGCCGAAAAATGCGAGGTACACAAGCTCATCCTCGGCGGTGGCTTCGGCCGTCGCGGCATGACCGACTACGTCAGGCAGGCGGTTCTCATCGCCAAGCAGATGCCCGGCACGCCGGTCAAGCTGCTGTGGTCGCGCGAAGAGGACATGGCGCAAGGCAAGTTTCATCCGGTTACACAATGCAAGATGACCGGGGCCTTCGATGCCGACAACAATCTTACGGCGCTGCACGTCAGGTTGTCCGGCCAATCGATCCTGTACACGGTGCGTCCGGCGGCGTTGGTGAACGGCATGGATACGGCTGCGTTCCAGGGCCTCAGTCCTTCCGGCGACGCGGCGATCGGCTACTCCGTGCCGAACCTGCTGGTCGAGCATTCCATGCGCAACCCGCACGTTCCGCCCGGCTTCTGGCGCGGCGTGAACGTGAACCAGAACGCGATCTACATGGAATGCTTCATGGATGAGCTGGCGCAGTCGGTGGGCCAGGATCCGGTGGAATTCCGCCGCAAGCTGATGAGCAAGCACCCGAAGCATCTCGCCGTGCTCAACGCCGTGGCCGAGAAAATCGGCTGGGGCAAGCCCGCGTCGCAAGGCGTCTATCGCGGGATTGCGCAGGTGATGGGCTATGGCAGCTATGTCGCGGGCGCCGCCGAAATCTCCGTCGCCGAGGGCAGCAAGATCAAGGTGCACCGCATCGTCGCCTCGACCGATCCCGGCTACATCGTCAACCCGGCGCAGGTCGAGCGACAGATCGCGGGCTCCTTCGTCTACGGCCTGTCCGCGCTGTTTTACGGCGGCTGCACGGTGAAGGACGGCAAGATAGAGCAGACCAACTTCGACACCTATAACTCGATGCGCATCGCGGAGATGCCGAAGGTAGAATGCGTGATGGTGCCGAGCGGTGGCTTCTGGGGCGGCGTCGGCGAGCCGACCATCGGGGTCGCCGCGCCCGCGGTGCTCAACGCCTACTTCGCGGCAACCGGCAAGCGCATCCGTTCGGTGCCGCTGAAGGACCAGAACATCACGTTTGCCTGA
- a CDS encoding (2Fe-2S)-binding protein gives MANLTINGKSINVDVEEDTPLLWAIRENVGLTGTKYGCGIAQCGACTVHVDGVAMRSCGVTVSEAVGKQITTIEGLASNGALHKVQQAWVANDVPQCGYCQAGMIMAVAALLKEKPKPTDQDINEAITNICRCGTFQQVREAIHAAANA, from the coding sequence ATGGCAAACCTCACAATTAACGGCAAATCAATCAACGTGGACGTCGAAGAAGACACGCCGCTTCTTTGGGCAATCCGGGAGAACGTCGGACTGACCGGCACCAAATACGGATGCGGCATTGCACAATGCGGCGCCTGCACCGTTCATGTCGACGGGGTCGCGATGCGCTCCTGCGGAGTAACGGTCAGCGAGGCCGTCGGCAAGCAGATTACCACGATCGAAGGTCTCGCCAGCAACGGCGCCCTGCACAAGGTGCAGCAGGCCTGGGTGGCCAATGACGTGCCGCAATGCGGTTACTGCCAGGCCGGCATGATCATGGCGGTCGCAGCGCTTCTCAAGGAGAAGCCGAAGCCGACCGACCAGGACATCAACGAGGCCATCACCAATATCTGCCGATGCGGGACCTTCCAGCAGGTCCGCGAGGCGATCCACGCCGCCGCGAACGCTTGA
- a CDS encoding TRAP transporter substrate-binding protein — MRLLSMLAGACLLLFPAALQAQTVWDMPTEYPQNAMPGVGLTAFTKHVAESSAGKLEIRPSFDAKAGIKSAGMLAAIAEGRVQAGDAFAGALEAEDPIFALPSLPFLVTSTADAKRLADIARPHLAAALQKKGLRLLYLTPWPPSGIWSKTPLTSPPDLAGLSIRTYDRTSTEVFLSVGAKSASISFADTMPKLVDGSINAVLSSGDGGAGRKLWEHLPCFSEITYSLPLSIASVNQAAYDGLSPDTRAAVDAAGRQTESELWLALSTRLEENYQRMRQNGVTIDSNPEPLIVEALRTGAAAAQRAWCTRSGPVCAEILEAFRAGKP; from the coding sequence TTGCGACTTCTCAGTATGCTGGCCGGCGCGTGTCTTTTGCTGTTTCCGGCCGCCCTTCAGGCCCAGACCGTCTGGGACATGCCAACGGAATATCCGCAAAACGCGATGCCGGGCGTTGGCCTGACGGCCTTCACAAAACACGTCGCCGAATCCAGCGCAGGCAAACTCGAGATCAGGCCGAGCTTCGATGCCAAGGCCGGCATCAAATCGGCCGGCATGCTCGCCGCGATTGCGGAAGGCCGGGTGCAGGCCGGCGATGCCTTCGCCGGCGCGCTTGAGGCCGAAGACCCGATCTTTGCGCTACCCTCGCTACCATTTCTAGTGACGTCGACCGCCGACGCCAAACGCCTTGCCGACATCGCGCGGCCGCATCTTGCGGCGGCGCTGCAGAAGAAAGGCCTGCGGCTGCTTTATCTGACGCCTTGGCCGCCTTCAGGCATTTGGTCGAAGACGCCACTGACGTCACCACCCGACCTCGCCGGGCTTTCCATTCGCACCTATGACAGGACCTCAACCGAGGTATTCCTAAGCGTCGGCGCCAAGTCCGCATCGATCAGTTTCGCGGACACGATGCCGAAACTGGTCGACGGCAGCATCAACGCGGTGTTGTCGTCGGGAGACGGCGGTGCCGGCCGCAAGCTTTGGGAGCATCTGCCCTGTTTCAGTGAAATCACCTATTCGCTGCCGCTTTCGATCGCGAGCGTCAATCAGGCGGCCTATGACGGTTTGAGCCCGGACACGCGAGCCGCGGTCGATGCCGCCGGCCGTCAAACCGAGAGCGAATTGTGGCTCGCTCTGTCGACCCGGTTGGAGGAGAACTATCAACGCATGCGCCAGAACGGCGTCACGATCGATTCAAATCCCGAGCCGTTGATCGTTGAAGCGCTGCGAACGGGAGCGGCGGCAGCGCAGCGTGCCTGGTGCACCCGGTCGGGGCCCGTCTGCGCCGAGATTCTCGAGGCCTTCAGGGCCGGCAAACCATAG
- a CDS encoding MFS transporter — protein sequence MSLDTTAKPPAPAPIDGLPPELRRWAVAAIFTALALASLDTAIANIALPAIAADLHVSPADVVWVVNIYQIALVATLLPLGALGEIVGHRRIYLGGLLLFTLASLGCAFAWSLPSLTAARALQGLGASGIMSVNAALVRFVYPTHMLGRGFGHNALVVGTAFTFGPTIASAILSIGTWPWLFAINIPFGVIAIWIGLKTLPKTPRAKHAFDFASAALTVSCLGLFIIGIGSAAHQAPPALVGLALGAALLLGWIMTRRDANHPAPMLPMDLFRRPMFALSAATSVCSFAVQGLAFVSLPFYFEDVLHRSQVETGFFMTPWPLVVAIMAPIGGRLSDRYPVGILGGIGLVLLGIGMALLATLPPDPSIANIVWRTVICGIGFGFFQTPNLRALMSSAPPHRSGSASGIVATARLTGQTLGAALAALCFALAGHDGATLALALGAGFAALGSVMSFLRLAVGPPRSI from the coding sequence ATGTCACTGGATACAACCGCAAAGCCGCCCGCCCCCGCGCCAATCGACGGCCTGCCCCCGGAACTCCGGCGCTGGGCGGTCGCGGCAATCTTTACGGCGCTGGCACTGGCCTCGCTGGATACGGCGATTGCCAACATTGCCCTGCCCGCCATCGCCGCCGACCTCCATGTCAGCCCGGCCGACGTGGTCTGGGTGGTCAACATCTATCAGATCGCGCTGGTTGCGACGCTGCTGCCGCTCGGCGCGCTCGGCGAAATCGTCGGCCATCGGCGGATCTATCTCGGCGGCCTGTTGCTGTTCACGCTGGCTTCGCTCGGTTGTGCCTTCGCATGGTCGCTGCCCAGCCTGACGGCGGCTCGGGCCCTGCAGGGGTTGGGCGCCAGCGGCATCATGAGCGTGAACGCGGCGCTGGTCCGTTTCGTCTACCCGACCCACATGCTGGGCCGCGGTTTCGGCCACAACGCGCTGGTGGTCGGAACGGCGTTCACGTTCGGTCCGACCATTGCCTCCGCGATCCTTTCGATCGGAACATGGCCGTGGCTGTTCGCCATCAACATCCCCTTCGGCGTGATCGCGATCTGGATCGGCCTGAAGACCTTGCCGAAAACGCCGCGCGCCAAGCACGCGTTCGATTTTGCGAGCGCGGCGCTGACAGTAAGCTGCCTCGGGCTCTTCATTATCGGCATCGGCAGCGCGGCACATCAGGCTCCTCCCGCCTTGGTCGGACTGGCGCTTGGCGCTGCATTGCTGCTCGGCTGGATCATGACCCGCAGAGATGCGAACCACCCCGCACCGATGTTGCCGATGGACCTGTTCCGGCGGCCGATGTTCGCGTTGTCGGCGGCCACATCGGTTTGTTCGTTCGCGGTGCAGGGACTGGCCTTCGTCTCGCTGCCTTTCTACTTCGAGGATGTGCTGCACCGTTCCCAGGTGGAGACCGGCTTCTTTATGACGCCCTGGCCGCTGGTCGTAGCGATCATGGCGCCGATCGGAGGCCGGCTGTCCGACCGCTATCCCGTCGGCATCCTCGGCGGCATCGGTCTGGTGCTGCTCGGCATCGGCATGGCGCTGCTGGCGACGCTGCCGCCGGACCCGAGCATTGCCAACATCGTCTGGCGCACCGTGATTTGCGGGATCGGATTCGGGTTCTTTCAAACGCCCAATTTGCGGGCACTGATGTCGAGTGCACCGCCGCACCGCAGTGGAAGCGCGAGCGGCATTGTCGCCACCGCCCGCCTGACCGGGCAAACCCTGGGCGCCGCGCTGGCAGCTCTGTGTTTTGCCCTTGCCGGCCATGATGGCGCGACGCTTGCATTGGCACTCGGCGCCGGGTTTGCTGCGCTCGGCAGCGTGATGAGTTTCCTGCGTCTCGCCGTGGGTCCTCCGCGTAGTATATGA